Part of the Labilibaculum antarcticum genome, ACAGTTTTACTTGATTGGTATATATGGTTGAGGTAGCTTGTTTTGAAATTATCTTTGAATTTAACCCTGACGCATCGTAGATATTTACTAAGGGGAAATTCGTTACTGGGAAACAAATTTTACTTGGGTTTTCAGTAAATTTTTCAGTATTCAAATTTTCAGGAGATCTCCATTCATAACTTTCTCTATATTCCCATCTAATGAAATTTGCATCCTGACTATTGGATTTTGCATTGAAGTAGAAATTTACAACTTTTTGTTTTTCTGTGGCACTAGTAATTTTTTCTTCTTCTTTTCCATAGATATTTTCAATATCATAAGGTGGTGGCATTTTTTCAGGAGTTGATTCATATTTTTTTCCTGTTTGGGTTTCAATTTCGATCCAATATGTTTGCCCAACTGTTCCTCTGATTATATTGTTTTCCGTTTGATATATACCCGGTCGAACCTCCTGAAAAAATTCACTATTTCCTAAGCCATCTTTCAGTATAATTTCAGCATTTACCTCTGGTTTTAAACTGTCAACTCTTATAAGATCAACAGTTCGGAATAATCTAAGCTCGTAAGGGCCTGATTCATTTGTAATTTTCCCATCAACAACTAAAGTTGAAACATCAGAGTCAGTTTCCGGATAGAATTTTTCTGTACAAGATGTGTTTAGCAGTATTAATGGCAAAGCACAACAAAATAATAGTTTGAAAGGGGACATTAGGTTAGAGGTTTAATTAACGGGTTGACTAAAAGTAATATTTAAAGTTTATAAATAAGGAATTATTGATGAGTAATTTATAATAGATCGCCAGAGGCTATAATTATACAGTATGAACATGTCGAGATGCAAAGAATAACTGTTATATTTAATTGATATAAATAATTTGATTGGTTGCGTAATAGTAATACTAATTTAAATCGTGGGAGGATTTTGTGAAATATTGATCTGGAAAAAAAATCTCATTCTACTACAAAACTCACCTTTCCATACTTCATACCATTAATCTGGATCTCAATTTCATGTTGTCCCAAATAGTGTTTTCTTGTTGTGATTGGTTTAAAAGATATTTTCTTTTTAAAAGTAAGACATCCATTTTCAGGAATTGATTTTTTCGAAAGCTTGAAAACCTTAGGTGCTGTCCTGCCATTTGCTTTCATGTAATGAACTATAAAATCAATCATCAAATTTTGCTTGTCAGCAGATAAAGATTCAAGCTCAAAAGAGAATTCTATTTCATCGCCTAATTGACATGTAGGGCGGTTAACTCTTAGATTGTTTACTCTAATTTTAATATTTTGTAGATATCCTAAAAGAGTTAATGCTTTTGGATGACCTTGTTTAAGTAAAGTTCTGGAAGCGTGCCCAATAATCCATTGAGTGCCTTTGTTATTTGTTTTATTCCATCGGGTTAATGTTTCTACCACTAAATCAGGATGATCTTTCGCGATGTCATTCAAATTATTGGCGACAGATCTTCGAACATAGAGTTCATCATCTTCCTTTAATTTTTCTAATAACTCCAACACAGGAGAGGGATCTTTCTGAAATTCTCTGAGTGGTGATGCCCATGGTAATTTTGGGCGGGTTCCTTCTGATACTAACCTGCGAACATGTACATTCTCATTATTGGTCCATTGATGAAGATATTGAAATGTTTCTTCTGGAAATTTTCTAATAAACGGACGAATTGCATTCTCAGATGTAAATCTTTTTGTTATTTCGATCAGTGCATTTATAGAAAGTTGAAAATCTTCTTTTTCTAATCCAAATCGAGACACATAATCGGCAATTGGCATATAGTAAAAACCTTCGAATCCTTGAATTTTGGTTGTTCCCATTTCCGGATTAAACGAATTTAAAAGAATCTTCAAAGCTTTAGGGTAATCCTTGGGAAGATGATTATACAATTCTATGCATATCAGTTGAGAACGTTTGGATAAGCTTAGAGCATCTAGTTTTGGTGCAATTGAATTTACGAATGATGAGATATTGAATTCACTCCATGAATTCTGCATATTGGAAGCCATATTTTCAATTAGGTGTTTGTTATATACATCCTTAAATAAAAATCCTTCTTCCATAAGGTATTGCGATTTATGAATTATTATTGAATCCAATAAATTAGTCAATATTGCGAACCTGGCAAAATGATAAAAAGGCTGAATGCAAGCATCCAACCTTTAGGGTTTTAGGGTGTTTTTTTGTTATAAATTTTTCACCGTAATAACTGAGTAGTCTATATTCAATACTTTTACAAATGAATCTTTGGGAATTATTTCACCGAACTGAGATTTGGCTTTCCAGGTCGATCCGGAAAGAACTATTCTACCCGTGTTTTTGCGCTCGTTGATTTCTTCCATAACAATGGTTTCCTTACCAATCAATTTTTGGTAATCGTTATCTGGTTGGTATTTGTTACTTATGAAGTGCTTTTTAATATATGGTTTAATAATAAGCAGTCCCAATGCTGAGCATCCTATAAATACAAGTAATTGTTCAGGAATAATAAATCCCCAATAGGTGACTATTCCGGTTATTAGGGAAGCTATTCCAAAACAGACAGATACGAACGTCGAAATAAATATTTCAATAACGAATAGACCTACTGCCAGTAATAACCAAATATGCCAAAGTTCTAATTCCATTTTATTCTTTTTAATGCAAGCATAAATTTAGGGTGCGAATATGTTAATAACAAGTGTCAAGTGTGCCAAGTTTGGTTGATTCAACACTTCTAATTTTATTTTGAATGAAAATGTGCGGTTTTACTGCGATGCTGAAGTTTTTGATCTATCGGGTAAACTTGACTTAGGAGTTCGTTATTGAAAATGATTCTAAATAATTTCGATAAAATGAACTTTTTAATTAGGTTTGCGCTCTTATTAAAGACTTATAGATCCTAAATGCATAACTAAGTAAAGAATGATGAACCCATACATAACAATAGAACACGAAAAAATTCGGGAAAAAGTAAGGGAATTTGCCCAGAAAGAGGTAAAACCTTTGGCTTTTGAATTGGATGAAGAAGAAAAATTCAGTTCTCATCTTACCAATAGAATGGGTGAGTTGGGATTGTTTGGGATTTACTTACCCAAGGAGTATGGAGGACAAGCAAAAGATTATCTTTCCCTATTAATAGCAGTTGAGGAGATTGCAAAGGTTGATGCATCGCAGGCATCTACATTGGCCGCTCATAATTCTTTAGGAATTGGTCCGATTTATTATTTTGGTAGTGAAGAGCAAAAACAAAAATATCTGCCTAAATTAACAAGTGGAGAAAATATTTGGGCTTTTGGATTAACGGAAGACAATGCGGGTTCAGATTCAAGGGGAACAGAGTCGAGTGGTATTTTGGAGGGTGAGGATTGGTGGATTAATGGACGCAAGAAGTTTATTTCAAATGCATCGTCCGATTTGTCTTTAGGCGTAACTTTGCAGGTTGTAACTGCTAATGATAATGGAAAAAAGGAATTATCTGCTATATTAGTAGAACGAAGCACAGATGGATTTAAGGCGAAGCCATTAAAAGGTAAAATGATGTGGCGAGCTTCCGATACTGCGGAGTTAACTTTTGAGAACTGTAAAGTTCCGAAGGAAAATTTGTTGGGTAATTTGGGCGAGGGAGCTAAAATAATGCTTCAAACTTTGGATTCTGGTCGACTAACAATTGCGGCAATGGGATTGGGTTTGGCGCAGGGAGCATACGAAATGGCTTTGTCCTACTCAAAAAAGAGAGAACAATTCGGTAAACCGATTTCAAAATTTCAGGCAATTGGTTTTAAATTGGCTGATATGGCAACAAAGATTGAAGCGGCCCGACATTTATTATATCATGCATGCTGGTTAAAAGATAATGGTTATTCTTTTGGAAAAGAAGCTGCCATGGCTAAACTATTTTGCTCTGAAGTGGCACAGGAAGTTGCGAATGAGGCTGTTCAGATTCATGGTGCACACGGATTAATTAAAGAATCAGAAGTGGAACGTTTTTATCGCGATCAACGAATACTGCAAATAGGCGAAGGAACATCAGAAATTCTTCGATTGGTGATTTCAAGACATATTGGTTGTTAATTTTAAATTATGACAGACAGAAAAAAAGATCACATTGAGTTGGCTTTTCGTTCTCAGATGAAGGACGCTTTGATGGATGAACGATTTAATTATGAGCCCATGCTCAGTTCTCATCCTAAAGAAGATGATACCACTTTTACTTTCTTAGGAAAAGATCTGCAAACACCAATATGGGTTTCCAGCATGACTGGAGGAACTGAATTGGCTGGCAAAATCAATCAAAATTTGGCTCGTGCTTGTGCTGAATTTGGAATGGGAATGGGACTCGGTTCTTGCAGGTCTCTTTTGAATAGTGATGAGAATTTTTCTGATTTTGATGTTCGTTCAATCATTGGAGATGATCTTCCTTTGTATGCAAATTTAGGAATCTGTCAACTCGAAGAATTAATTCAAAAGAAAAAAGTAAGTAAGATTATTGGGCTTGTTGGTCGTTTACGTGCTGATGGTTTGATTATTCATGTTAATCCCTTACAGGAATGGTTGCAGCCTGAAGGCGATCAAATAAAGCAATCTCCAATAGAAAGTCTGGAATACTTGCTCGAGGAAGTTGATTTTCCAATTATAGTAAAAGAAGTTGGGCAGGGAATGGGGCCTGAAAGTTTACGGGCATTACTGCACCTTCCTCTTCAGGCAATTGAATTTGCGGCATTTGGAGGAACTAATTTTGCAAAAATTGAGTTGATGCGTAATCCCGATTCTCAAACTCAATTATTCGAACCTTTGGCCCAAATAGGTCATTCGGCTAGCCAAATGATGGATTGGGTGAATGAGATTCTTGCTACCGATGATCAGGTGAAATGCAAGGAGGTAATCATTTCAGGAGGAATTCAAAATTTTCTGGATGGGTACTATCTTATGGAGAAATCTAATCTCCCTGCCATTTACGGACAGGCTTCTGTTCTGTTAAAGTATGCCAAAGAATCATATGAAGAATTAAGAGCGTATTTAGAATCACAAAGGAAAGGATTACAGCTTGCCAAGAGTTTCTTGCGCATCAGAAAATAGAGTTTCACCTAAAAAGGTGCTTGTTTTTTGGGACAGCGATAGAAAAAATGTAATTTAGGACTTCGAAGTATTTTATTATTTTGTTGGTTTGTTCTAAATCAGCGAAAGAGTTAATGAAAAAGATATGAAGCGGAAAGCAATCATTTCAGGATTTTCTAAATTATCTCGTGAAGAGAAGATGGAGAAAATGGGCGAGTTAACGGGTAGTGCTGAGCAAATTAAGACTCAGTTAGATAGTTTTCGTCTGCAAAATAAAGAACAACAAGATTTATTGGATGATATTAGTGAGAACACTCTTTCTAATTTCTATCTTCCTTTTGGTGTGGCGCCTAACTTTCTGATAAATAACCATTTGTATCATATCCCAATGGTTATTGAGGAAAGTTCTGTGATCGCAGCAGCTTCAAGATCGGCTAAATTTTGGGCCAGTCATGGCGGATTTACTGCTCGGGTTGTTTCAGTCGTGAAATCAGGGCAAGTTCATTTTATTTGGAAAGGTGATTCGGAAAAGTTGAATGATTTATTGCCTGAATTAAAATTCGATTTGTATCAGGCAACGAAAGAAATAACCAGAAACATGCGCCAAAGAGGTG contains:
- a CDS encoding DUF4249 domain-containing protein → MSPFKLLFCCALPLILLNTSCTEKFYPETDSDVSTLVVDGKITNESGPYELRLFRTVDLIRVDSLKPEVNAEIILKDGLGNSEFFQEVRPGIYQTENNIIRGTVGQTYWIEIETQTGKKYESTPEKMPPPYDIENIYGKEEEKITSATEKQKVVNFYFNAKSNSQDANFIRWEYRESYEWRSPENLNTEKFTENPSKICFPVTNFPLVNIYDASGLNSKIISKQATSTIYTNQVKLLYNYLIDMALFSTTPENYKFWENIKSVNFSEGGLFSAMTANITGNMIACDENCQIIGYFEVSSVSRLQKFFTANDFTLGFAKYPEECETMEIREYPPDPAKFYILSKKRVQETNIYTVRRKECYECNVVHPVNKPSFWP
- a CDS encoding DNA alkylation repair protein, coding for MEEGFLFKDVYNKHLIENMASNMQNSWSEFNISSFVNSIAPKLDALSLSKRSQLICIELYNHLPKDYPKALKILLNSFNPEMGTTKIQGFEGFYYMPIADYVSRFGLEKEDFQLSINALIEITKRFTSENAIRPFIRKFPEETFQYLHQWTNNENVHVRRLVSEGTRPKLPWASPLREFQKDPSPVLELLEKLKEDDELYVRRSVANNLNDIAKDHPDLVVETLTRWNKTNNKGTQWIIGHASRTLLKQGHPKALTLLGYLQNIKIRVNNLRVNRPTCQLGDEIEFSFELESLSADKQNLMIDFIVHYMKANGRTAPKVFKLSKKSIPENGCLTFKKKISFKPITTRKHYLGQHEIEIQINGMKYGKVSFVVE
- a CDS encoding NfeD family protein — translated: MELELWHIWLLLAVGLFVIEIFISTFVSVCFGIASLITGIVTYWGFIIPEQLLVFIGCSALGLLIIKPYIKKHFISNKYQPDNDYQKLIGKETIVMEEINERKNTGRIVLSGSTWKAKSQFGEIIPKDSFVKVLNIDYSVITVKNL
- a CDS encoding acyl-CoA dehydrogenase family protein; the protein is MNPYITIEHEKIREKVREFAQKEVKPLAFELDEEEKFSSHLTNRMGELGLFGIYLPKEYGGQAKDYLSLLIAVEEIAKVDASQASTLAAHNSLGIGPIYYFGSEEQKQKYLPKLTSGENIWAFGLTEDNAGSDSRGTESSGILEGEDWWINGRKKFISNASSDLSLGVTLQVVTANDNGKKELSAILVERSTDGFKAKPLKGKMMWRASDTAELTFENCKVPKENLLGNLGEGAKIMLQTLDSGRLTIAAMGLGLAQGAYEMALSYSKKREQFGKPISKFQAIGFKLADMATKIEAARHLLYHACWLKDNGYSFGKEAAMAKLFCSEVAQEVANEAVQIHGAHGLIKESEVERFYRDQRILQIGEGTSEILRLVISRHIGC
- a CDS encoding beta/alpha barrel domain-containing protein encodes the protein MTDRKKDHIELAFRSQMKDALMDERFNYEPMLSSHPKEDDTTFTFLGKDLQTPIWVSSMTGGTELAGKINQNLARACAEFGMGMGLGSCRSLLNSDENFSDFDVRSIIGDDLPLYANLGICQLEELIQKKKVSKIIGLVGRLRADGLIIHVNPLQEWLQPEGDQIKQSPIESLEYLLEEVDFPIIVKEVGQGMGPESLRALLHLPLQAIEFAAFGGTNFAKIELMRNPDSQTQLFEPLAQIGHSASQMMDWVNEILATDDQVKCKEVIISGGIQNFLDGYYLMEKSNLPAIYGQASVLLKYAKESYEELRAYLESQRKGLQLAKSFLRIRK